The following proteins are co-located in the Vigna angularis cultivar LongXiaoDou No.4 chromosome 2, ASM1680809v1, whole genome shotgun sequence genome:
- the LOC108328174 gene encoding protein RGF1 INDUCIBLE TRANSCRIPTION FACTOR 1 isoform X1 produces the protein MSPVQFVSSSSHAPPWLQLLLTEKFYNACIIHEEAKKNEKNVYCLDCCISLCPHCLSPHRSHRLLQIRRYVYHDVIRLDDAAKLIDCTSVQSYTTNSAKVVFLNQRPQARNFRGSGNFCSTCDRSLQDPYHFCSLSCKINYLVRTKGSLSGYLFECNYLPLPECGLDDGLMTPDSVLEPAGSARTSSGSGGYGGVDCRTTLACTATTEIVRKKRTGGSGFRPPCRPACSPVSEISAGLMNRRKGNPQRSPLY, from the exons ATG TCACCCGTGCAGTTCGTTTCTTCCTCCTCTCATGCTCCTCCTTGGCTTCAACTCCTCCTCACCGAGAAGTTCTACAACGCTTGCATAATTCACGAGGAGGCAAAGAAGAACGAGAAGAACGTCTATTGCTTGGATTGTTGCATCAGTCTCTGCCCTCACTGTTTGTCCCCTCACCGCTCTCATAGACTCTTGCAG ATTAGAAGATATGTGTATCATGATGTTATAAGGTTGGATGACGCTGCAAAATTAATTGACTGCACTTCAGTTCAA TCCTACACGACCAACAGTGCAAAAGtggtatttttaaaccaaagGCCACAGGCAAGGAACTTCAGAGGCTCCGGCAATTTCTGCAGCACCTGTGACAGAAGTCTGCAAGACCCATACCATTTCTGCTCCCTTTCTTGCAAG ATCAATTATCTGGTCAGAACTAAGGGTTCTCTCTCTGGTTACCTCTTCGAGTGCAACTACTTGCCGCTACCGGAATGTGGGCTCGACGATGGTCTGATGACCCCTGACTCGGTTCTGGAACCGGCCGGTTCGGCTAGAACCTCGTCAGGCTCCGGAGGGTATGGTGGGGTGGATTGCAGGACCACCCTGGCTTGCACTGCAACCACTGAGAttgtgaggaagaagagaaccGGAGGCTCTGGTTTCCGACCACCGTGCCGACCGGCGTGTTCGCCTGTGTCGGAAATCTCGGCGGGCCTGATGAATCGGAGGAAAGGGAACCCCCAGAGGTCCCCGCTGTACTGA